The genome window CTGCTTATATGCCTTCTTTATATCATCGTTGTAATACTTAACGGGAGTAGGCATATCGCCGGTGAGCACTTCGCTCATATCATGGTACATCGCCGCCACAGCTATCTTCTGGGGATCATAATCTTTACCCAGCTTTGTAACACCTATTACCGCAAGGCAATGAGCCAGAAATGCCGTTTCCAAAGAATGCTCGCTGAGGTTTTCCGTTCGGGTACACTGCATAAGCCCCCAACGCGCAATATTTTTCATACGAAAAAGCAAGGCAAAAAAATTGCCGGTATTATCCTTACTTGCCATCGGAATCGTCAGTGTTGAATGGAACTTCAACATTTCTTACAGCCCAACGGAAAATTTTAAGTCTTGTCTTGTCGGAGCCTGTTTCTATTGTAATAATATCGTTTTCTTCGTTAATTTTGATAATTCTGCCGATGAGACCGCCATTGGTGGATATTTCATCGCCCACAACCAGGTTATTTCTCATGCTGGCAATCTGCTTTTCCTGCTTTTTCTGCGGACGGATAAGGAAAAAGTACATAACAACAAGAAGTCCGATAGGAATAAGAAGGCTGGAAAAGGAAGCCATCATACCGCCTGCGCCCATTTCAGCACCCACTTCACCTTCAGCAAGAACAGGCACTGCAGTGCAGGACAAAACCAAAGCAAATGTCAATAAAATTTTTTTCATAATTTCCTCCAAATATTGATTTATATTATTATACTTCAAATTTATGACAAAATCAAGCCTTTTCAATAAAAAATAAAAAAAGTATCGGCGCAAAAGCGCCGACACTTCAAAAGCTAAAATTAAAGTTCTACTATCTTACCGCCATTATCCGCAGATTCAAGCTCTTTGTGAACAAGTTTGATGGTTTCCATGCAGCTTTCTGGAGCATTAATGGTATTTTCCTTATTGTTCATTATGCAGTCTGCAAAGTATACGATTTCCTTGTAGTAACCGTTTTCGGTGCAAAATTCGGGTGTGCGGAATTCTTCACCTGTCTTTGCAACCTTAAAACCGGTTTCGTCCATAATGATTGTACCGCCGGTGAAGTTAACGCGGAAGGAATGCATGAAAGGAGTTCCGGCAATGGTCCAGTCGTTCTGAGAGTTGATAACCATTCCATCGTAGAAATAGTTTGTGGAAACGGTGTCATAACTACTTGATTCGATAAGCTTCTGAGCGATTGTGGAAACAGCCTTGGGCTTACCGAAAATATGCTGGATTATATCTACATCATGAACGTGCTGGTCGTAAATTGCACCGCCGCCGCATTCCTTTTTTATAATCCACTGATTCCAGCTTTCGGAAGGAGTGGAACCACCACGGAAGAAGTAGCCGGCAACAGGCTTGCCGAATTCACCGCTCTTAACAGCATTTCTAAGATATTCATACTCTCCCCAGAAGCGAAGCACCTGACCAATCATAAGCTTTTTGTTATTCTTCTTAGCGGTATCGATCATAAGCTGGCACTGCTCGGGGTTGAGAGCCATAGGCTTTTCGCAGAATACGTTTATACCCTTATTGAGGCACTTAACGGTCGCTTCACAGTGAAGGAATGTGGGGAGCGCAATGGAAACAAGGTCAAGCTCTTCCTTTTCCAGCATTTCGTCCATATCCGTATATGTATTGAACTGGCTGA of Oscillospiraceae bacterium contains these proteins:
- a CDS encoding 5'-deoxynucleotidase, coding for MASKDNTGNFFALLFRMKNIARWGLMQCTRTENLSEHSLETAFLAHCLAVIGVTKLGKDYDPQKIAVAAMYHDMSEVLTGDMPTPVKYYNDDIKKAYKQIEAVAEEKLFSLMEPQFREYFESVVKSLTGEERSVVKSADKLSAHIKCLNELKAGNKEFETACESTLRLLNENCTPELKIFIDNYLDVFTKELDKVTI
- the yajC gene encoding preprotein translocase subunit YajC, which gives rise to MMASFSSLLIPIGLLVVMYFFLIRPQKKQEKQIASMRNNLVVGDEISTNGGLIGRIIKINEENDIITIETGSDKTRLKIFRWAVRNVEVPFNTDDSDGK
- a CDS encoding Gfo/Idh/MocA family oxidoreductase, with product MLKAGLIGIGSMGRGHLDNYVRLINEKSDIKLVAICDIRPEKFQNSKGTLNIKGVGDSNYDFSQFNTYTDMDEMLEKEELDLVSIALPTFLHCEATVKCLNKGINVFCEKPMALNPEQCQLMIDTAKKNNKKLMIGQVLRFWGEYEYLRNAVKSGEFGKPVAGYFFRGGSTPSESWNQWIIKKECGGGAIYDQHVHDVDIIQHIFGKPKAVSTIAQKLIESSSYDTVSTNYFYDGMVINSQNDWTIAGTPFMHSFRVNFTGGTIIMDETGFKVAKTGEEFRTPEFCTENGYYKEIVYFADCIMNNKENTINAPESCMETIKLVHKELESADNGGKIVEL